In one Bosea sp. RAC05 genomic region, the following are encoded:
- the gor gene encoding glutathione-disulfide reductase: MAEFDVDLFVIGAGSGGTRAARIAAGHGARVMIAEEDRIGGTCVIRGCVPKKLFVYASRFAEDVEDAAGFGWTVPTPSFDWPTLRDAVANEVSRLSGLYRKGLNGAGVTIREERATVVDAHTVRLAKSGETIRARHILVATGGWPAFDPPIPGGELGISSNEIFHLPSLPKRMLVVGGGYIALEFASLFVRLGVEVTVLHRGDNVLRGFDEDIRNRLRDALDHAGIRFRLGCTVERIELLPDGTRRAHCASGDPIDADVVLVATGRRPNTKGLGLAEAGVALGPVGEVLVDGDSASSVPSIHAVGDVTNRVNLTPVAIREGHAFADSTFGNKPWRMDHGMIASAVFTTPEIGTVGLSEVQAAAAGHELRIFESAFRPMKATISGRNERVYMKLVVDAKTDKVLGVHILGHDAGEIIQAVAIAVTMGATKTDFDRTIALHPSAAEELVTMRTPRAG; this comes from the coding sequence ATGGCTGAGTTCGACGTCGATCTGTTCGTCATCGGAGCCGGCTCCGGCGGCACCCGCGCCGCCCGCATCGCCGCCGGCCACGGCGCCCGCGTCATGATCGCGGAGGAGGACCGCATCGGCGGCACCTGCGTCATCCGGGGCTGCGTGCCCAAGAAGCTCTTCGTCTATGCCAGCCGCTTCGCCGAGGACGTCGAGGACGCCGCCGGCTTCGGCTGGACGGTGCCGACGCCGAGCTTCGATTGGCCGACGCTGCGCGACGCCGTCGCCAATGAGGTCTCGCGCCTGTCGGGGCTCTACCGCAAGGGCCTGAACGGCGCCGGCGTGACCATCCGCGAGGAGCGGGCCACCGTCGTCGATGCCCACACGGTGCGCCTCGCGAAGAGCGGAGAGACGATCCGCGCCCGCCATATTCTCGTCGCGACCGGCGGCTGGCCCGCGTTCGATCCGCCGATTCCCGGCGGCGAGCTCGGCATCTCCTCCAACGAGATCTTCCACCTGCCGAGCCTGCCCAAGCGCATGCTGGTCGTCGGCGGCGGCTACATCGCCCTCGAATTCGCCAGCCTCTTCGTGCGGCTCGGCGTCGAGGTCACGGTGCTCCACCGCGGCGACAACGTGCTGCGCGGCTTCGACGAGGACATCCGCAACCGCCTGCGCGATGCGCTCGACCATGCTGGCATCCGCTTCCGCCTCGGCTGCACCGTCGAGCGCATCGAACTGCTGCCGGACGGCACCCGCCGTGCCCATTGCGCCAGCGGCGATCCGATCGACGCCGACGTGGTTCTGGTGGCGACCGGCCGGCGGCCCAACACCAAGGGGCTCGGCCTGGCCGAGGCCGGAGTGGCCCTCGGCCCGGTGGGCGAGGTGCTGGTCGACGGCGATTCCGCCAGCAGCGTGCCCTCGATCCACGCCGTCGGCGACGTCACCAACCGCGTCAACCTGACCCCCGTCGCGATCCGCGAGGGCCACGCCTTCGCTGACAGCACCTTCGGGAACAAGCCCTGGCGAATGGACCATGGCATGATCGCCTCGGCGGTCTTCACCACGCCGGAGATCGGCACGGTCGGCCTCTCCGAGGTTCAGGCCGCCGCCGCCGGCCACGAACTGCGGATCTTCGAATCCGCCTTCCGGCCGATGAAGGCGACGATCTCGGGCCGCAACGAGCGCGTCTACATGAAGCTCGTCGTCGACGCGAAGACCGACAAGGTCCTGGGCGTCCACATTCTCGGCCATGACGCCGGCGAGATCATCCAGGCGGTCGCCATCGCCGTGACGATGGGCGCGACCAAGACCGATTTCGACCGCACCATCGCGCTGCATCCCAGCGCCGCGGAAGAGTTGGTGACGATGCGGACGCCGCGGGCGGGCTGA
- a CDS encoding class II 3-deoxy-7-phosphoheptulonate synthase, with amino-acid sequence MSERWTPESWRAKPVQQIPDYPDQAALRAVEQQLAGFPPLVFAGEARKLKKALAKVASGEAFLLQGGDCAESFGEHSADNIRDFFRLFLQMAVVLTFAGGSPVVKVGRIAGQFAKPRSAPTETIGGVELPSYKGDIVNDNAFTPEARTPDPRRQLEAYRQSAATLNLLRAFATGGYANLDNAHRWMLGFVKDAPASSRYNEVAERITEALDFMRAIGIDPETHPEMRSTDFYTSHEALLLGYEQAMTRVDSTTGDWYDTSGHMVWIGDRTRQLDHAHVEFFRGIRNPIGLKCGPSTTVDGLLKLIDVLDPQNQAGRLTLIGRFGADKVFDTLPALVRATKREGRNVVWSCDPMHGNTVKAASGYKTRPFDLIMTEVKNFFAVHQAEGTHAGGLHLEMTGKNVTECTGGARGMTDADLNDRYHTVCDPRLNAEQALELAFLVAELVKRERAGRARPEVEAAE; translated from the coding sequence ATGTCGGAGCGGTGGACGCCCGAGAGCTGGAGGGCCAAGCCCGTCCAGCAGATTCCGGATTATCCGGACCAGGCAGCCCTGAGGGCGGTCGAGCAGCAGCTCGCCGGCTTTCCGCCGCTCGTATTTGCGGGTGAGGCGCGCAAGCTGAAGAAGGCGCTCGCGAAAGTCGCAAGCGGCGAGGCCTTCCTGCTCCAGGGCGGAGACTGCGCCGAAAGCTTCGGCGAGCACTCGGCCGACAACATCCGCGATTTCTTCCGGCTCTTCCTGCAGATGGCGGTGGTGCTGACCTTCGCCGGCGGCTCGCCCGTGGTGAAGGTCGGTCGCATCGCCGGCCAGTTCGCCAAGCCCCGCTCGGCTCCAACCGAGACGATCGGTGGTGTGGAGCTGCCGAGCTACAAGGGCGACATCGTCAACGACAACGCCTTCACGCCGGAAGCGCGCACGCCCGATCCGCGCCGCCAGCTCGAGGCCTACAGACAGTCGGCGGCGACGCTGAACCTGCTGCGCGCCTTCGCCACGGGCGGCTACGCCAACCTCGACAACGCGCATCGCTGGATGCTCGGCTTCGTCAAGGACGCGCCGGCCTCCTCGCGCTATAACGAGGTCGCCGAGCGCATCACCGAGGCGCTCGACTTCATGCGCGCCATCGGCATCGACCCTGAGACGCATCCGGAGATGCGCTCGACGGACTTCTACACCAGCCACGAGGCGCTGCTGCTCGGCTACGAGCAGGCCATGACCCGTGTCGATTCGACCACGGGCGACTGGTACGACACCTCCGGCCACATGGTCTGGATCGGCGACCGCACGCGCCAGCTCGACCATGCCCATGTCGAGTTCTTCCGCGGCATCCGCAACCCGATCGGGTTGAAATGCGGCCCCTCGACCACGGTCGACGGCCTGCTCAAGCTGATCGACGTGCTCGATCCGCAGAACCAGGCCGGCCGCCTGACGCTGATCGGCCGCTTCGGCGCCGACAAGGTCTTCGACACGCTGCCGGCCCTGGTGCGCGCCACCAAGCGGGAAGGGCGCAACGTCGTCTGGTCCTGCGACCCGATGCACGGCAACACCGTCAAGGCCGCCAGCGGCTACAAGACCCGGCCCTTCGACCTGATCATGACCGAGGTGAAGAACTTCTTCGCGGTGCATCAGGCGGAAGGCACCCATGCCGGCGGCCTGCATCTGGAGATGACCGGCAAGAACGTCACCGAATGCACCGGCGGCGCGCGCGGCATGACCGATGCCGATCTGAACGACCGCTACCACACGGTCTGCGACCCGCGCCTCAATGCCGAGCAGGCGCTGGAACTCGCCTTCCTCGTCGCCGAACTGGTCAAGCGCGAGCGCGCCGGCCGGGCGCGCCCGGAGGTCGAGGCGGCCGAGTGA
- a CDS encoding outer membrane protein: MRTRQTHRPGRSLALAALAACTLGALSPAQAADYPVLRGSQIDDAPPAPEFDSRMNWSGFYVGGGAGVSSTKFEPGNGLQNLANFAYRNTVLGNEINMGSLVSNLPSKTDSGSTFFGFAGYNFAFGDVILGLEADYTKSGHQYLISDFIGRRFTTSDGTVNDFTMTTRQGADLKDYATARIRMGWAYGRIMPFATIGGAVGRFDTTSTIDATWRFTRINPVSGALENNVVAAGYPLRVGETKRNVYGFGLTAGGGIDMALTENLFLRAEYQIIRFADVEGTTTTINTGRVAAALKF; encoded by the coding sequence ATGCGTACCCGCCAGACCCATCGACCGGGCCGAAGCCTCGCCCTCGCCGCCCTCGCAGCCTGCACGCTCGGTGCCCTGTCGCCGGCCCAGGCGGCAGACTACCCCGTCCTGCGCGGGTCCCAGATCGACGACGCGCCGCCCGCGCCGGAATTCGACAGCCGCATGAACTGGTCGGGCTTCTATGTCGGTGGCGGCGCCGGTGTGTCCTCGACCAAGTTCGAGCCGGGCAACGGGCTGCAGAACCTCGCCAACTTCGCCTACCGGAACACGGTGCTCGGCAACGAGATCAACATGGGCTCGCTGGTCAGCAACCTGCCCTCGAAAACCGACAGCGGATCGACCTTCTTCGGCTTCGCCGGCTACAACTTCGCCTTCGGCGACGTGATCCTCGGCCTGGAAGCCGACTATACCAAGTCGGGCCACCAGTATCTGATCAGCGACTTCATCGGCCGCCGCTTCACGACCTCGGACGGCACCGTCAACGATTTCACGATGACGACGCGGCAGGGGGCCGACCTCAAGGACTACGCCACGGCGCGGATCCGGATGGGCTGGGCCTATGGCCGGATCATGCCCTTCGCCACGATCGGCGGCGCCGTCGGCCGTTTCGACACGACCTCGACGATCGACGCGACCTGGCGCTTCACGCGCATCAACCCGGTTTCCGGCGCGCTGGAGAACAATGTCGTCGCGGCCGGCTATCCGCTGCGCGTCGGCGAGACCAAGCGCAATGTCTATGGCTTCGGCCTGACCGCCGGCGGCGGCATCGACATGGCGCTCACCGAAAACCTGTTCCTGCGCGCGGAATACCAGATCATCCGCTTCGCGGATGTCGAGGGCACCACCACGACGATCAACACCGGCCGTGTCGCCGCCGCGCTGAAGTTCTGA
- a CDS encoding nitrilase-related carbon-nitrogen hydrolase has translation MTESSFRLALAQANATLGDVAGNADLVRAARREAALAGADLVLCPELMLAGGQAPGLALLPAFQDACRRTCEALARETADGGPAVLLGLPWVEEGRIYNALALLDGGVIQAVRFKVRLGVDGDDDEAKVFSPGPLPGPVPFRGRVRLGLAIGADIADEEVAECLAETGAEMLLVAAASAFRRDTGDVRMNAAVARVVETGLPLAWLNAVGGQDERVLDGASFALDHERNLTHQLPAFAEALAVMAWRRERGAWRCEAGEIATVPTADAADYAACVLGLRDHVRRTGSAGLLLALGGPDAALAAAMAVDAVGPERVRAVVMAMSDTEDRGAADNRAVAQALGIPCRLVPAAPLGALLAETLGAGIEAATGAAAARAALLTALAAQENLTLLTDADAAGSPLVDAFDPVKPFSATEIARLCELRQRWKPAGALGPDGTIVPAAWLAQRPDPQRDEILSALGQGRRVAEIVADGHARETVMALQEELRRTRSRAPSAAAGVSLTVAGPRQPRRHGFVDCGQPVHQPDAALVRGVGRSGGDSIDF, from the coding sequence ATGACCGAAAGCTCCTTCCGCCTCGCCCTCGCGCAAGCCAACGCCACTCTCGGGGACGTCGCGGGCAATGCCGATCTCGTCCGGGCCGCGCGCCGCGAGGCGGCGCTGGCCGGTGCCGACCTCGTCCTGTGTCCCGAGCTGATGCTGGCGGGCGGGCAGGCCCCCGGGCTCGCGCTCCTGCCGGCCTTCCAGGACGCCTGCCGCCGCACCTGCGAGGCGCTCGCGCGCGAGACGGCCGATGGCGGTCCCGCAGTTCTGCTCGGCCTGCCCTGGGTCGAGGAGGGGCGGATCTACAACGCGCTCGCCCTGCTCGACGGCGGCGTGATCCAGGCGGTGCGCTTCAAGGTCCGCCTCGGCGTGGACGGCGACGACGACGAGGCAAAGGTGTTCTCCCCGGGGCCCTTGCCGGGGCCGGTTCCGTTCCGCGGGCGCGTCCGCCTGGGGCTGGCGATCGGCGCCGACATCGCGGATGAGGAGGTGGCCGAGTGCCTGGCGGAGACGGGCGCCGAGATGCTCCTCGTCGCCGCGGCCTCGGCCTTTCGCCGCGACACCGGCGATGTCCGCATGAACGCGGCCGTCGCGCGCGTCGTCGAGACGGGGCTGCCACTGGCCTGGCTCAACGCCGTGGGCGGGCAGGACGAGCGGGTCCTCGACGGCGCCTCCTTCGCGCTCGATCACGAGCGGAACCTGACGCATCAGCTGCCCGCCTTCGCGGAGGCGCTTGCGGTCATGGCGTGGCGGCGCGAGCGCGGCGCCTGGCGCTGCGAAGCAGGGGAGATCGCGACGGTGCCGACCGCAGACGCGGCCGATTACGCCGCCTGCGTGCTCGGCCTGCGCGACCATGTCCGCCGCACGGGCTCGGCCGGACTTCTGCTCGCACTCGGCGGGCCGGACGCTGCGCTCGCAGCCGCGATGGCGGTGGACGCCGTCGGGCCGGAGCGCGTCCGCGCGGTCGTGATGGCCATGTCCGACACTGAGGATCGGGGGGCGGCGGACAATCGAGCGGTCGCCCAGGCCCTCGGCATCCCCTGCCGCCTGGTGCCGGCCGCGCCGCTGGGCGCGCTGCTGGCCGAGACGCTGGGCGCGGGCATCGAGGCCGCGACCGGGGCCGCCGCCGCCCGCGCTGCCCTGCTGACGGCACTGGCGGCGCAGGAGAACCTCACCCTCCTGACCGATGCGGACGCGGCCGGCTCCCCGCTGGTCGATGCCTTCGATCCGGTGAAGCCTTTCTCGGCGACCGAGATCGCCCGCCTCTGCGAGTTGCGCCAGCGCTGGAAGCCCGCGGGGGCGCTCGGGCCGGACGGGACGATCGTCCCGGCGGCCTGGCTCGCGCAGCGTCCCGATCCGCAGCGGGATGAGATCCTGTCCGCGCTCGGGCAAGGCCGGCGTGTCGCCGAGATCGTCGCGGACGGCCATGCTCGCGAGACGGTGATGGCGCTTCAGGAGGAACTGCGCCGCACGCGGAGCCGGGCGCCCTCTGCCGCCGCCGGCGTCAGCCTGACGGTCGCCGGGCCGCGCCAGCCGCGACGCCACGGCTTCGTCGACTGCGGCCAGCCGGTCCATCAGCCGGACGCCGCGCTGGTCCGCGGTGTCGGCCGCAGCGGCGGCGATAGCATCGATTTCTGA
- a CDS encoding SulP family inorganic anion transporter, giving the protein MTRFSAYRREWFSNIRGDVLSGIVVALALIPEAIGFSVIAGVDPKVGLFASFAIACVSAFVGGRPGMISAATAATAVLMVTLVKEHGLPYLFAATILMGLIQLGAGALRLGRLMSFVSRSVITGFVNALAILIFMAQLPELIGVPTLTYAMIAAGLGIIYLFPYVTRAIPSPLVAIAVLTALAWGLGLDLRTVGDLGELPSTLPVFALPQVPLTFETLRIIFPYSVALAAVGLLESLLTAQIVDDMTETTSNKSQECYGQGASNIASALIGGMGGCAMIGQSVINVTSGGRGRLSTFVAGAFLLFLILVLDDLVRIIPMAALVAVMIMVSIGTFSWRSILDLRSNPLTSSIVMLATVTTVVATHDLAKGVLVGVLLSGVFFAGKVARLVAVEKRDSADGTAATYVVRGQIFFASVESFLRGFSFEDRPARVTIDLTHAHFWDISAIGALDKVVLRLRKNGAAVEVLGLNEASATMVDRFGRHDKGDAGPAAIH; this is encoded by the coding sequence ATGACACGCTTCTCCGCCTATCGCCGCGAATGGTTCTCCAACATCCGGGGGGACGTCCTCTCCGGCATCGTCGTGGCGCTCGCCCTGATCCCGGAGGCCATCGGCTTCTCGGTCATCGCGGGCGTCGATCCCAAGGTCGGGCTCTTCGCCTCCTTCGCCATCGCCTGCGTGTCGGCCTTCGTCGGCGGGCGACCAGGCATGATATCGGCCGCAACCGCCGCCACGGCCGTCCTCATGGTCACGCTCGTCAAGGAGCACGGCCTGCCCTATCTCTTCGCCGCGACGATCCTGATGGGGCTGATCCAGCTCGGCGCGGGCGCGCTGCGGCTCGGGCGCCTGATGAGCTTCGTCTCGCGCTCGGTCATCACCGGCTTCGTCAATGCGCTCGCGATCCTGATCTTCATGGCGCAGCTGCCGGAACTGATCGGCGTTCCCACGCTGACCTATGCGATGATCGCGGCCGGGCTCGGCATCATCTATCTCTTCCCCTATGTGACCAGGGCGATCCCCTCGCCGCTCGTCGCCATCGCCGTTCTGACGGCGCTAGCCTGGGGTCTCGGCCTGGATCTGCGCACCGTCGGCGATCTCGGCGAACTGCCCTCGACGCTGCCGGTCTTCGCGCTACCGCAGGTGCCGCTGACCTTCGAGACGCTGCGGATCATCTTTCCCTATTCGGTCGCGCTGGCGGCGGTGGGGCTCCTGGAGTCCCTGCTGACGGCGCAGATCGTCGACGACATGACCGAGACGACCAGCAACAAGAGCCAGGAATGCTACGGCCAGGGCGCCAGCAACATCGCCTCGGCGCTGATCGGCGGCATGGGCGGCTGCGCCATGATCGGCCAGTCGGTGATCAACGTGACCTCGGGCGGGCGCGGCCGGCTCTCGACCTTCGTGGCCGGCGCCTTCCTGCTCTTCCTGATCCTCGTGCTCGACGACCTCGTCCGGATCATCCCGATGGCGGCGCTGGTCGCGGTGATGATCATGGTCTCGATCGGCACCTTTTCCTGGCGCTCGATCCTCGACCTGCGCAGCAATCCGCTGACCTCCTCCATCGTCATGCTGGCGACGGTGACGACCGTGGTGGCGACGCATGACCTCGCCAAGGGCGTGCTCGTCGGCGTGCTGCTCTCGGGCGTCTTCTTCGCCGGCAAGGTCGCGCGCCTCGTCGCCGTCGAGAAGCGCGACAGCGCGGACGGCACGGCTGCGACCTATGTGGTGCGCGGCCAGATCTTCTTCGCCTCGGTCGAGAGCTTCCTACGCGGCTTTTCCTTCGAGGACCGCCCGGCGCGCGTCACCATCGACCTGACCCATGCGCATTTCTGGGACATTTCGGCCATCGGCGCGCTCGACAAGGTGGTGCTGCGCCTGCGCAAGAACGGCGCGGCGGTCGAGGTTCTCGGCCTCAACGAGGCCAGCGCGACGATGGTCGACCGCTTCGGTCGCCACGACAAGGGCGACGCCGGGCCGGCAGCCATTCACTGA
- the gltX gene encoding glutamate--tRNA ligase translates to MTSPAPSRPPLLRFAPSPTGYLHIGNARSALFNGLYARRHGGRFMLRYDDTDLARSKPEYAAAIAEDLAWLGITPDLVISQSQRLSLYDAAAEDLRAAGRLYPCYETADELDRRRKRQLARGLPPIYDRAALKLTAEDRAKLEAEGRRPHWRFLLEPRIVAWTDLIRGDAHVDCASLSDQVLIREDGTYLYHLPSVVDDAATGVTHIVRGEDHVTNTAVHIQIFQALGAALPAFGHHNLLTTASGEGLSKRLGHLSLRGLREAGVEPLAVAALATLTGSSDAVRPVANLDELAGLVDLAHVSRAPAKFDEHDLDTLSARTLHQLPYGVVSPRLAAMGIGGAEPFWLAIRGNLGKLDEARLWDDVVRGPIRPVIADVDFAATAASVLPPEPFDATTWKSWTAAVQAATGAKGKALFMPLRQALTAQDHGPELAALLPLIGRDKALRRLKGESA, encoded by the coding sequence ATGACCAGCCCCGCGCCTTCCCGCCCGCCGCTCCTGCGCTTCGCGCCCTCGCCGACGGGCTATCTGCATATCGGCAACGCTCGCTCGGCCCTGTTCAACGGGCTCTATGCCCGCCGCCACGGCGGGCGCTTCATGCTGCGTTATGACGACACCGATCTCGCCCGCTCGAAGCCCGAATATGCCGCCGCCATCGCCGAGGACCTCGCCTGGCTCGGCATCACGCCCGATCTCGTCATCAGCCAGTCGCAGCGCCTCTCGCTCTACGATGCCGCGGCGGAGGATCTGCGGGCCGCAGGCCGGCTCTATCCCTGCTACGAGACCGCCGACGAGCTCGACCGGCGCCGCAAGCGCCAGCTCGCCCGGGGCCTGCCGCCGATCTACGACCGCGCCGCGCTGAAGCTCACCGCCGAGGACCGGGCGAAGCTCGAGGCCGAGGGGCGTCGGCCGCATTGGCGCTTCCTGCTGGAGCCGCGAATCGTCGCCTGGACCGATCTGATCCGCGGCGACGCCCATGTCGACTGCGCCTCGCTCTCCGACCAGGTGCTGATCCGCGAGGACGGCACCTATCTCTACCATCTGCCCTCGGTGGTCGACGATGCGGCGACCGGGGTGACCCACATCGTCCGCGGCGAGGATCACGTCACCAACACGGCGGTGCATATCCAGATCTTCCAGGCGCTGGGCGCGGCGCTGCCGGCCTTCGGCCACCATAACCTCCTGACCACGGCGAGCGGCGAGGGGTTGTCCAAGCGCCTCGGCCATCTCTCGCTGCGCGGCCTGCGCGAGGCCGGCGTCGAGCCGCTGGCGGTGGCGGCTTTGGCCACCCTGACCGGCTCCTCGGATGCCGTGCGTCCGGTGGCGAATCTCGACGAACTGGCGGGGCTGGTCGATCTCGCCCATGTCTCGCGCGCGCCGGCGAAATTCGACGAGCACGACCTCGACACGCTCAGTGCCCGCACTCTGCACCAGCTGCCCTATGGGGTCGTCTCACCCCGGCTTGCGGCAATGGGCATTGGCGGGGCGGAGCCGTTCTGGCTCGCGATCCGTGGCAATCTCGGCAAGCTCGACGAGGCGCGGCTCTGGGACGATGTCGTGCGCGGGCCGATCCGGCCGGTGATCGCCGATGTGGACTTCGCCGCGACCGCGGCGTCCGTGCTGCCGCCCGAGCCCTTCGACGCGACGACCTGGAAAAGCTGGACGGCCGCTGTCCAGGCCGCGACGGGCGCCAAGGGCAAGGCCCTGTTCATGCCGCTGCGCCAGGCGCTCACCGCGCAGGACCATGGCCCGGAGTTGGCGGCGCTGCTGCCGCTGATCGGGCGGGACAAGGCGCTGCGGCGGCTGAAGGGCGAGAGCGCCTGA